The following are encoded together in the Dehalococcoidales bacterium genome:
- a CDS encoding DUF5671 domain-containing protein — MILSLATLLIPILIILAIVMAVRSKGAPVSGMEGVSMARHVWLYLLTLISLGILAAGVGQLLTLLFDVTIRSSYISSIGNRPFDLERLALGLAMMLISGPLWFLFWNGARRRIIQNPAEGDSIIRKLFLSLVILVAALIFLPTLASVFRWLLSGAKAESFSSSNLATVIVTGIIWFYHWRVSKREGFSSPAARTIQRWYIYILSGFGLVWLASGTIVFVTVAAESLPFWKDSFIGSSFWNDAIITAITQIVLGGATWYFHWFRMAKADVESALRQVYFYLLAITGGAVLTLVAATLFFYKTFYWFFGAANVSAGEHFQFLCWTVPSILVGIAIWLYHRSLAQEEAGKAEEKRESARRVYIYLVNFLGLGTSVAGVVMLFGILLSFIINALSTSLTPAPGWWRDQLAISLALLLVGLPLLLYYWNIALKRAHIEALVEWRSLARRIFLYTAIGIAIIALTAGLVNIVYQLISGVLDSTSSVNILRNSRWSLQAILAAAPVLIYFWQVLKSDQRRGSETVLAQKEVTLLAFDPGRNLSQALQKQLGYKIHLLQLEAGPYETVPRLTEEGIALLSLDIQSSLGDKLMVVVTGDKTQILPYRAD; from the coding sequence ATGATTCTATCTCTGGCCACGCTTCTGATTCCCATCCTGATAATATTAGCCATTGTAATGGCGGTCCGCTCAAAAGGTGCTCCGGTTTCCGGCATGGAAGGGGTTTCTATGGCGCGGCATGTATGGCTCTATCTGCTGACGCTGATTTCATTAGGTATACTGGCAGCCGGGGTAGGCCAGTTGCTCACCCTTTTGTTTGATGTAACTATCAGAAGTTCCTATATTTCTTCTATTGGCAACCGTCCATTTGACCTGGAAAGGCTCGCGCTTGGCCTTGCCATGATGCTTATCAGCGGCCCCTTATGGTTTTTGTTCTGGAACGGGGCGCGTCGCCGGATTATACAAAACCCAGCCGAGGGCGACTCGATAATCCGCAAACTGTTTCTTTCCCTGGTGATTCTGGTAGCTGCTTTAATCTTCCTCCCAACTCTTGCCAGTGTTTTCCGTTGGCTATTATCCGGAGCAAAGGCAGAAAGTTTTTCTTCCTCCAATCTGGCAACTGTCATCGTAACTGGCATTATCTGGTTTTATCACTGGCGCGTATCAAAACGTGAAGGATTTTCATCTCCCGCAGCCAGGACTATCCAGAGGTGGTACATATATATTCTTTCCGGTTTCGGCCTCGTGTGGCTGGCTTCTGGCACTATAGTGTTTGTCACTGTAGCGGCGGAGAGCCTGCCATTCTGGAAAGACAGCTTTATCGGCAGCTCTTTCTGGAATGATGCCATTATTACCGCCATTACCCAGATAGTTCTCGGTGGAGCAACCTGGTACTTCCACTGGTTCCGGATGGCAAAAGCAGATGTCGAATCCGCCCTTCGCCAGGTATATTTCTACCTGCTTGCCATCACCGGTGGAGCAGTGCTGACACTAGTTGCCGCAACATTATTCTTCTATAAAACCTTTTACTGGTTTTTTGGAGCCGCTAACGTATCAGCCGGAGAACATTTCCAGTTTCTTTGCTGGACAGTGCCTTCTATATTGGTAGGAATCGCCATCTGGCTTTACCACCGGTCCCTGGCTCAGGAAGAAGCAGGCAAGGCCGAAGAAAAACGCGAATCCGCCCGGCGTGTTTATATATATCTCGTGAACTTCCTCGGGCTGGGAACCTCGGTGGCAGGGGTGGTTATGCTCTTCGGCATATTGCTCTCATTTATTATCAATGCCTTGTCCACTTCGCTCACACCAGCCCCCGGCTGGTGGCGGGATCAGCTGGCCATAAGCCTGGCACTTCTGCTGGTTGGCTTGCCCTTGCTGTTGTACTACTGGAATATCGCCCTCAAGCGGGCTCACATTGAAGCACTGGTAGAGTGGCGTTCGCTTGCCCGGCGGATTTTTCTGTATACTGCTATCGGTATCGCCATTATCGCCCTCACTGCTGGTCTGGTAAATATCGTTTACCAGTTAATCAGCGGTGTGCTCGATTCAACATCATCGGTGAATATCCTGCGTAATTCCCGGTGGAGCCTACAGGCAATTCTTGCGGCTGCACCTGTACTCATCTATTTCTGGCAGGTTTTAAAATCAGACCAGCGCCGAGGCTCCGAAACCGTCCTCGCCCAAAAAGAAGTAACCCTGCTTGCATTCGACCCGGGGCGTAACCTTTCACAGGCGCTCCAGAAACAACTCGGGTATAAAATACATCTGCTTCAACTGGAAGCCGGGCCATATGAAACTGTGCCCCGGTTAACCGAGGAAGGAATAGCGCTACTATCCCTGGATATACAATCTTCCCTTGGTGATAAATTAATGGTTGTTGTTACGGGTGATAAAACACAAATTCTCCCTTACCGGGCAGATTAA